aaaatgggcaattttggcaaaagtgcaaaggggggaccctttgcaaaactctcgattttggccattttcttggcccaacttcgttaggctagaaaatcgtcaatactagtgcgatttgagcttaattagtatggatggatgcggaatttattctagtttctaatgataccaaaaactctatcaaataacaagaattagctgagaaatcgcaatattttcaaggggtactcaaaatgggcaattttggaaaaagtgcaaaggggggaccctttgcaaaactctcgattttggccattttcttggcccaacttcgttaggctagaaaatcgtcaatactagtgcgatttgagcctaattagtatggatagatgcggaatttattctactttctaatgataccaaaaactctatcaaataacaagaattagctgagaaatcgcaatatttccaaagggtactcaaaatgggcaattttggcaaaagtgcaaaggggggaccctttgcaaaactctcgattttggccattttcttggcccaacttcgttaggctagaaaatcgtcaatactagtgcgatttgagcttaattagtatggatggatgcggaatttattctagtttctaatgataccaaaaactctatcaaataacaagaattagctgagaaatcgcaatattttcaaggggtactcaaaatgggcaattttggcaaaagtgcaaaggggggaccctttgcaaaactctcgattttggccattttcttggcccaacttcgttaggctagaaaatcgtcaatactagtgcgatttgagcctaattagtatggatggatgcggaatttattctagtttataatgataccaaaaactctatcaaataacaagaattagctgagaaatcgcaatatttccaaagggtactcaaaatgggcaattttggcaaaagtgcaaaggggggaccctttgcaaaactctcgattttggccattttcttggcccaacttcgttaggctagaaaatcgtcaatactagtgcgatttgagcctaattagtatggatagatgcggaatttattctagtttctaatgataccaaaaacgctatcaaataacaagaattagctgagaaatcgcaatatttccaaagggtactcaaaatgggcaattttggcaaaagtgcaaaggggggaccctttgcaaaactctcgattttggccattttcttggcccaacttcgttaggctagaaaatcgtcaatactagtgcgatttgagcctaattagtatggatggatgcggaatttattctagtttctaatgataccaaaaactctatcaaataacaagaattagctgagaaatcgcaatattttcaaagggtactcaaaatgggcaattttggcaaaagtgcaaaggggggaccctttgcaaaactctcgattttggccattttcttggcccaacttcgttaggctagaaaatcgtcaatactagtgcgatttgagcctaattagtatggatagatgcggaatttattctactttataatgataccaaaaacgctatcaaataacaagaattagctgagaaatcgcaatatttccaaggggtactcaaaatgggcaattttggcaaaagtgcaaaggggggaccctttgcaaaactctcgattttggccattttcttggcccaacttcgttaggctagaaaatcgtcaatactagtgcgatttgagcctaattagtatggatggatgcggaatttattctagtttctaatgataccaaaaactctatcaaataacaagaattagctgagaaatcgcaatatttccaaagggtactcaaaatgggcaattttggcaaaagtgcaaaggggggaccctttgcaaaactctcgattttggccattttcttggcccaacttcgttaggctagaaaatcgtcaatactagtgcgatttgagcctaattagtatggatggatgcggaatttattctagtttctaatgataccaaaaacgctatcaaataacaagaattagctgagaaatcgcaatatttccaaggggtactcaaaatgggcaattttggcaaaagtgcaaaggggggaccctttgcaaaactctcgattttggccattttcttggcccaacttcgttaggctagaaaatcgtcaatactagtgcgatttgagcctaattagtatggatggatgcggaatttattctagtttctaatgataccaaaaactctatcaaataacaagaattagctgagaaatcgcaatatttccaaagggtactcaaaatgggcaattttggcaaaagtgcaaaggggggaccctttgcaaaactctcgattttggccattttcttggcccaacttcgttaggctagaaaatcgtcaatactagtacgatttgagcctaattagtatggatggatgcgaaatttattttagtttctattgataccaaaaacgctatcaaataacaagaactagctgagaaatcgctatatttctaaagggtactcaaaatgggcaattttcgcaaaagtgcaaaggggggaccctttgcaaaactctcgattttaaccattttcttggcccaacttcgttaggctagaaaatcgtcaatactagtgcgatttgagcctagtTAGTAtagatggatgcggaatttattctagtttctaatgataccaaaaactctatcaaataacaagaattagctgagaaatcgcaatatttccaaagggtactcaaaatgggcaattttggcaaaagtgcaaaggggggaccttttgcaaaactctcgattttggccattttcttgccCCAgtttcgttaggctagaaaatcgtcaatactagtgcgatttgagtctaattagtatggatggatgcggaatttattctactttctaatgataccaaaaactctatcaaataacaagaattagctgagaaatcgcaatattttcaaagggtactcaaaatgggcaattttggcaaaagtgcaaaggggggaccctttgcaaaactctcgattttggccattttcttggcccaacttcgttaggctagaaaatcgtcaatactagtgcgatttgagcctaattagtatggatggatgcggaatttattctactttctaatgataccaaaaactctatcaaataacaagaattagctgagaaatcgcaatattttcaaagggtactcaaaatgggcaattttggcaaaagtgcaaaggggggaccctttgcaaaactctcgattttggccattttcttggcccaacttcgttaggctagaaaatcgtcaatactagtgcgatttgagcctaattagtatggatggatgcggaatttattctagtttctaatgataccaaaaactctatcaaataacaagaattagctgagaaatcgcaatatttccaaagcgtactcaaaatgggcaattttggcaaaagtgcaaaggggggaccctttgcaaaactctcgattttggccattttcttggcccaacttcgttaggctagaaaatcgtcaatactagtgcgatttgagcctaattagtatggatgtgtgcggaatttattctagtctctattgataccaaacactctatcaaataacaagaattagctgagaaatcgcaatattttcaaggggtactcaaaatgggcaaatCTGGGAAAAGAATTAGTAGAGAAATTGCAGTATTTCCAAAGAGTACTCAAAacgggcaattttggcaaaagtgcaaaggggggacccctTGCAAAACTcttgattttggccattttcttggcccaaattcgttaggctagaaaatcgtcaatactagtgcgatttgagcctaattagtatggatagATGCGGAATTTTTTCTACTTtataatgataccaaaaacgctatcaaataacaagaattagctgagaaatcgcaatatttccaaagggtactcaaaattggcaattttggcaaaagtgcaaaggggggaccctttgcaaaactctcgattttggccattttcttggcccaacttcgttaggctagaaaatcgtcaatactagtgcgatttgagcctaattagtatggatggatgcggaatttattctagtttctattgataccaaaaacgctatcaaataacaagaattagctgagaaatcgctatatttctaaagggtactcaaaatgggcaattttggcaaaagtgcaaaggggggaccctttgcaaaactctcgattttggccattttcttggcccaaattcgttaggctagaaaatcgtcaatactagtgcgatttgagcctaattagtatagatggatgcggaatttattctagtttctaatgataccaaaaactctatcaaataacaagaattagctgagaaatcgcaatatttccaAGGGgcactcaaaatgggcaattttggcaaaagtgagGAGGGGGgtccctttgcaaaactctcgattttggccattttcttggcccaacttcgttaggctagaaaatcgtcaatactcgtgcgatttgagcctaattagtatggatggatgcggaatttattctagtttctattgataccaaaaacgctatcaaataacaagaattagctgagaaatcgcaatatttccaaagggtactcaaaatacgcaattttggcaaaagtgcaaaggggggaccctttgcaaaactctcgattttggccattttcttggcccaacttcgttaggctagaaaatcgtcaatactagtgcgatttgaccctaattagtatggatggatgcggaatttattctagtttctaatgataccaaaaactgtatcaaataacaagacctacctgagaaatcgcaatatttccaAGGGGTACctaaaatgggcaattttggcaaaagtgcaaaggggggaccctttgcaaaactctcgattttggccattttcttggcccaacttcgttaggctagaaaatcgtcaatactagtgcgatttgagcctaattagtatgcatggatgcggaatttattctactttagaatgataccaaaaacgctatcaaataacaagaattagctgagaaatcgcaatatttccaaagggtactcaaaatgggcaattttggcaaaagtgcaaaggggggaccctttgcaaaactctcgattttggccattttcttggcccaacttcgttaggctagaaaatcgtcaatactagtacgatttgagcctaattagtatggatggatgcggaatttattctacgTTCTAAtaataccaaaaactctatcaaataacaagaattagctgagaaatcgcaatatttccaaggggtactcaaaatgggcaattttggcaaaagtgcaaaggggggaccctttgcaaaactctcgattttggccattttcttggcccaacttcgttaggctagaaaatcgtcaatactagtgcgatttgagcctaattagtatagatggatgcggaatttattctagtttctattgataccaaaaacgctatcaaataacaagaattagctgagaaatcgcactatttccaaagggtactcaaaatgggcaattttggcaaaagtgcaaaggggggaccctttgcaaaactctcgagtttggccattttcttggcccaaattctttaggctagaaaatcatcaatactagtgcgatttgagcctaattagtatggatggatgcggaatttattctagtttctaatgataccaaaaacgctatcaaataacaagaattagctaaGAAATCGCACtatttccaaagggtactcaaaatgggcaattttggcaaaagtgcaaaggggggaccctttacaaaactctcgattttggccattttcttggcccaacgtcgttaggctagaaaatcgtcaatactagtgcgatttgagcctaattagtatggatagatgcggaatttattttactttataatgataccaaaaacgctatcaaataacaagaattagctgagaaatcgcaatacttccaaagggtactcaaaatgggcaattttggcaaaagtgcaaaggggggaccctttgcaaaactctcgattttggccattttctttgCCTAACTTTGTTAgcctagaaaatcgtcaatactagtgcgatttgagcctaattagtatggatggatgcggaatttattctagtttctaatgataccaaaaactgtatcaaataacaagacctacctgagaaatcgcaatatttccaAGGGGTACctaaaatgggcaattttggcaaaagtgcaaaggggggaccctttgcaaaactctcgattttggccattttcttggcccaacttcgttaggctagaaaatcgtcaatactagtgcgatttgagcctaattagtatggatggatgcggaatttattctagtttctaatgataccaacaacgctatcaaataacaagaattagctgagaaatcgcaatatttccaaggggtactcaaaatgggcaattttggcaaaagtgcaaaggggggaccctttgcaaaactctcgattttggccattttcttggcccaacttcgttaggctagaaaatcgtcaatactagtgcgatttgagcttaattagtatggatggatgcggaatttattctagtttctaaagataCCAagaactctatcaaataacaagaattagctgagaaatcgcaatagtTCCaaggggtactcaaaatgggcaattttggcaaaagtgaaGAGGGGGgtccctttgcaaaactctcgagtttggccattttcttggcccaacttcgttagaatagaaaatcgtcaatactagtgcgatttgagcctaattagtatagatggatgcggaatttattctagtttctattgataccaaaaacgctatcaaataacaagaattagctgagaaatcgcactatttccaaagggtactcaaaatgggcaattttggcaaaagtgcaaaggggggaccctttacaaaactctcgattttggccattttcttggcccaacttcgttaggctagaaaatcgtcaatactagtgcgatttgagcctaattagtatggatggatgcggaatttattgtagtttctaatgataccaaacactctatcaaataacaaaaattagccgggaaatcgcaatatttctaaagggtactcaaaatgggcaattttggcaaaagtgcaagggggggaccctttgcaaaactctcgattttggccattttcttggcccaacttcgttaggctagaaaatcgtcaatactagtgcgatttgaggctaattagtatggatggtgcggaatttattctagtctctattgataccaaaaactctatcaaataacaagaattagctgagaaatcgcaatattttcaaggggtactcaaaatgggcaattttggcaaaagtgcaaaggggggaccctttgcaaaactctcgattttggccattttcttggcccaacttcgttaggctagaaaatcgtcaatactagtgcgatttgagcctaattagtatggatggatgcgaaattcattttagtttctaatgataccaaaaactctatcaaataacaagaattagctgagaaattgCAATATTTCCAAGGAGTACTCAAAacgggcaattttggcaaaagtgcaaaggggggaccctttgcaaaactctcgttTTTGGCCATTACcctggcccaacttcgttaggctaaaaaatcgtcaatactagtgcgatttgagcctaattagtatggatggatgcgaaatttattctagtttccttagataccaaaaactctatcaaataacaagaattagctgagaaattgCAATATTTCCAAGGGGTACTCAAAATGAGCAATTTTGGCAAAttgaaaatcgtcaatactagtacgatttgagcctaattagtatggatggatgcgaaattcattttagtttctaatgataccaaaaactctatcaaataacaagaattagctgagaaattgCAATATTTCCAAGGAGTACTCAAAacgggcaattttggcaaaagtgcaaaggggggaccctttgcaaaactctcgattttggccattttcttggcccaacttcgttaggctagaaaatcgtcaatactagtgcgatttgagcctaattagtatggatggatgcgaaatttattctagtttccttagataccaaaaactctatcaaataacaagaattagctgagaaattgCAATATTTCCAATGGGTACTCAAAATgagcaattttggcaaaagtgcaaaggggggaccctttgcaaaactctcgattttggccattttcttggcccaacttcgttaggctagaaaatcgtcaatactagtgcgatttgagcctaattagtatggatgtatgcggaatttattctagtttctaatcaTACCGTAAaatctatcaaataacaagaattagctgagaaatcgcaatatttccaaggggtactcaaaatgggcaattttggcaaaagtgcaaaggggggaccctttgcaaaactctcgattttggccattttcttggcccaacttcgttaggctagaaaatcgtcaatactagtgcgatttgagcctaattagtatggatggatgcggaatttattctagtttttaaTCATTTCGAAAAATCTATCAAAGAAttagaattagctgagaaatcgcaatatttccaAGGGGTACTCataatgggcaattttggcaaaagtgcaaaggtgggaccctttgcaaaactctcgattttggccattttcttggcccaacttcgttaggctagaaaatcgtcaatactagtgcgatttgagcctaattagtatggatggatgcggaatttattctagtttctaatgataccaaaaactctatcaaataacaagaattagctgagaaatcgcaatatttccaaggggtactcaaaatgggcaattttggcaaaagtgcaaaggggggaccctttgcaaaactctcgattttggccattttcttggcccaacttcgttaggctagaaaatcgtcaatactagtgcgatttgagcctaattagtatggatggatgcggaatttattttagtttctaatgataccaaaaaatctatcaaataacaagaattaactgagaaatcgcaatatttccaaggggtactcaaaatgggcaattttggcaaaagtgcaaaggggggaccctttgcaaaactctcgattttggccattttcttggcccaacttcgttaggctagaaaatcgtcaatactagtgcgatttgagcctaattagtatggatggatgcgaaatttattttagtttctaatgataccaaaaactctatcaaataacaagaattagctgagaaatcgcaatatttccaaggggtactcaaaatgggcaattttggcaaaagtgcaaagaggggaccctttgcaaaactctcgattttggccattttcttggcccaacttcgttaggctagaaaatcgtcaatactagtgcgatttgagcctaattagtatggatggatgcggaatttattctagtttctaatgataccaaaaactctatcaaataacaagaattagctgagaaatcgcaatatttccaaggggtactcaaaatgggcaattttggcaaaagtgcaaaggggggaccgtttgcaaaactctcgattttggccattttcttggcccaacttcgttaggctagaaaatcgtcaatactagtgcgatttgagcctaattagtatggatggatgcggaatttattctagtttctaatgataccaaaaactctatcaaataacaagaattagctgagaaatcgcaatatttccaaagggtactcaaaatgggcaattttggcaaaagtgcaaaggggggaccctttgcaaaactctcgattttggccattttcttggcccaacttcgttaggctagaaaatcgtcaatactagtgcgatttgagcctaattagtatggatggatgcggaatttattctagtttctaatgataccaaaaaatctatcaaataacaagaattagctgagaaatcgcaatatttccaaggggtactcaaaatgggcaattttggcaaaagtgcaaagaggggaccctttgcaaaactctcgattttggccattttcttggcccaaattcgttaggctagaaaatcgtcaatactagtgcgatttgagcctaattagtatggatggatgcggaatttattctagtttctaataataccaaaaactctatcaaataacaagaattagctgagaaatcgcaatatttccaaggggtactcaaaatgggcaattttggcaaaagtgcaaaggggggaccctttgcaaaactctcgattttggccattttcttggcccaacttcgttaggctagaaaatcgtcaatactagtgcgatttgagcctaattagtatggatggatgcgaaatttattttagtttctaatgataccaaaaactctatcaaataacaagaattagctgagaaattgcaatatttccaaagggtactcaaaatgggcaattttggcaaaagtgcaaaggggggaccctttgcaaaactctcgattttggccattttcttggcccaacttcgttaggctagaaaatcgtcaatactagtgcgatttgagcctaattagtatggatggatgcggaatttattttagtttctaatgataccaaaaaatctatcaaataacaagaattagctgagaaatcgcaatatttccaaggggtactcaaaatgggcaattttggcaaaagtgcaaaggggggaccctttgcaaaactctcgattttggccattttcttggcccaaattcgttaggctagaaaatcgtcaatactagtacgatttgagcctaattagtatggatggatgcgacatttattgtagtttttaatgataccaaaaactctatcaaataacaagaattagctgagaaatcgcaatatttccaaagggtactcaaaatgggcaattttggcaaaagtgcaaaggggagACCCTTTGCAAacctctcgattttggccattttcttggcccaactgcgttaggctagaaaatcgtcaatactagtgcgatttgagcctaattagtatggatggatgcggaatttattctagtttctaatgataccaaaaactctatcaaataacaagaattagctgagaaatcgcaatatttccaaggggtactcaaaatgggcaattttggcaaaagtgcaaaggggggaccctttgcaaaactctcgattttggccattttcttttcgcaacttcgttaggctagaaaatcatCAAGACTAGTGCGAGTTCTCTATTTTGTCTTgcgtaagttgtttttgcttgaaaattGGTTTTCTCACAGATAcgaaaggatgaatattgaaacaaaggcaattggttaatgaacttgtcaACGCCTACACTGAGGATCCTCTCAGGCCTCCATGTTGCTTATTAATTGATTTCTATTGTCAAACTATTCAAGGTCAATTTTCTCGCCGTCtattgcagtttttcttctcaaGGTTGTCCAAAATATCAATTGTGCTCTCTATTTTGTGATGcgtaatttatttttgtttgaaaattgtttttctcttagaTACGAAaggatgaataataaacaaggaaAATTGGTTGATGAACTTGTCGAGGACTACATTAAGTGTGTTCTCAGGCTCTCATAATGCTCTTTAACCGATTTCTATTGTCAAAACATTCAAGCCTTTTTTTCTTGGCATCTATTGCAGTTTTTCTTGTAAAAGTTGTCCAAAGTATCAAGCGTGCTCTCTCTTTTGTGACgcgtaagttgtttttgcttgaaaattgtctttttcttaGATACGAAAGGGTGACTcttgaaacaaaaggaattggttaatgaacttgtcaAGGCCTACACTGAGGGTCTTCTCAGGCCTCCATGTTGCTCATTaacatatttttattgtcaaattgtTCAAGGCCAattttctcggcttctattgcagtttttcttgtaaaaaatgtCCAAAATATTAATCGTGCTCGCTATTCTGTGATgcgtaagttgtttttgcttgaaaattgtttttctcttagatacgaaaggatgaatattgaaacaaagggaattggTAATGAACTTGTCAAGGCCTACACTGAGGGTCTTCTCAGGCCTCCATGTTGCTCAATGAACGATTTCTATTGTcaaaatattcaaggccaattaaCTCGGCGTCTATTGCAGTTTTTGTTGTAAAAGTGGTCCAATATATCAATTGTGCTCTCTATTTTTTGATGCGTACgttttttttgcttgaaatCTGTTTTTCTCTTAAATACGAGaagatgaatattgaaacaaaagcaattggttaatgaacttgtcaAGGCCTACACTGAGAGTCTTCTCAGGCCTCCATGttgctcattaaccgatttctattttcaaattgttcaagGCCAATTTTTTCGTCGTCTACTACAGTTTTTCTTGTAAATGTTGCCCAAAATATCAATTGTGCCCTCTATTTTGTGATgcgtaagttgtttttgcttgaaaattttttcgaatcaacaagttttttgaaacagatttcactataaaagttaacgttaaaaaacaacgacgtttcgaccgttcgacggtcattttcaagttgaaaagtaaaaatttttttGTATGCGCTTAAATATACAGTcgaagagaaattgaaaaaccaaaacaagatgCCTGCTTTCTATAAGCGATATGTCGACGACACTCTCAGCAAGATGCCCGATGTTTCATCTGCCTCTGAATTCTTGTTAATACTGAATGAAATACACCCCTCTCTCAGCTTCACAATGGAACTCGAAGACAACGGCAAGCTTCCCTTTCTCGGTATGGGGATCGTCAGGAATGGTCCTCGACTAGATACGAAGGTCTACGTGAAACCAAGCGATATTGGGCTTTTATTGCATTACCAAAGTCATGTTGACGTGAAGTATAAGCATTCTCTATTGAACACAATGTTAAACCGTGCGTTCAAACTCTCATCGAATTGGCAGTTCTTTCATCAAGAATGCGAAAGTCTTAAAATGGTTTTTGCTCGCTTACATTATCCTGAAACCGTCATAGATAACACCATCAGACATTTTATCGAAATGAGAGTTACTGAGAATGTGTGTTCTAAACAGCAAGTATCCGACAAACAAGATGCCCCTACCAGAACTGTGTTACCGTTCAAAGACCAGAAATCGGCAAATGCGGTAAGACACCAACTCAGCGATCTCAGTCGAAAGATTGATGCCGTCGTCCAGCCTGTTTATGTAAGCAAAAAGATCAAAGGACATTTCAAGCCGAAGGAGCATAAACCTCCCATTGTAAATCAACAAAacgttgtttatcattacaaGTGTGGTCTGTGTGA
Above is a genomic segment from Acropora muricata isolate sample 2 chromosome 1, ASM3666990v1, whole genome shotgun sequence containing:
- the LOC136925196 gene encoding uncharacterized protein → MNIETKGIVEEKLKNQNKMPAFYKRYVDDTLSKMPDVSSASEFLLILNEIHPSLSFTMELEDNGKLPFLGMGIVRNGPRLDTKVYVKPSDIGLLLHYQSHVDVKYKHSLLNTMLNRAFKLSSNWQFFHQECESLKMVFARLHYPETVIDNTIRHFIEMRVTENVCSKQQVSDKQDAPTRTVLPFKDQKSANAVRHQLSDLSRKIDAVVQPVYVSKKIKGHFKPKEHKPPIVNQQNVVYHYKCGLCDTDYVGFTCRHLHQRVDEHNRSTIGYHVKDEHGGDPDSIGSNFEILNKCQNKLDCLIFEMLFIRKLKLKLNKQSDSIRAKLFT